The following coding sequences lie in one Salmo salar chromosome ssa13, Ssal_v3.1, whole genome shotgun sequence genomic window:
- the LOC106566322 gene encoding potassium voltage-gated channel subfamily A member 10-like: MEAALVDFESLDDSKLEDEVDNPDNTDETTTLTVDMPPENCSIHDSHHLLSPQPNLTSTPQHHYPSEHSSHHILSPQPNLTSTPQHHYPSEHSSHHLLSPQPNLTSTPQHHYPSEHSSHRRNTSPCPYPSPNTLDVPQSPVMPPHSRRGRPSCASMITNWKLLLSSETHMQSETIFSRLAKECCEDVFVDKTGLDDGDQKVIINIAGLRFETQLKTLDQFPETLLGDAMKRMDYFDPMRNEYFFDRNRPSFDGILYYYQSGGKIRRPANVPLDVFADEIVFYELGSDAMEQFREDEGFIKEVEIPLPTNEMYQQFWLLFEYPESSNAARGVALVSVFVIVISIIIFCMETLPEFRDNSLDPVLPTTVTNLMPFNGNQSLGGLGTLFPPSATPKTITSTFSDPFFLIETACIVWFFFELVVRFVVCPSKSNFFHNLMNIIDIVSIIPYFVTLVTELVTTPDQNSSQNMSLAILRIIRLVRVFRIFKLSRHSKGLQILGQTLKASMRELGLLIFFLFIGVILFSSAIYFAEVDEPSTQFVSIPDGFWWAVVTMTTVGYGDMCPITMGGKMVGTLCAIAGVLTIALPVPVIVSNFNYFYHRETEAEDKQPMADAAKLAMKASEESKHGSSTSLNKTNGTWQGEKLTGL, from the coding sequence atggAGGCGGCTCTAGTGGACTTTGAGAGTCTGGACGACTCCAAACTGGAAGATGAGGTGGATAACCCAGACAACACGGACGAGACCACGACCCTGACGGTCGACATGCCCCCCGAAAACTGCTCCATCCACGACTCCCATCACCTCCTTTCCCCTCAGCCCAACCTCACATCCACCCCCCAGCACCACTACCCCTCCGAACACTCCTCCCACCACATCCTTTCCCCTCAGCCCAACCTCACATCCACCCCCCAGCACCACTACCCCTCCGAACACTCCTCCCACCACCTCCTTTCCCCTCAGCCCAACCTCACATCCACCCCCCAGCATCACTACCCCTCTGAACACTCCTCCCACAGGAGGAATACCTCCCCTTGCCCGTACCCCTCCCCCAATACTCTGGATGTGCCCCAGTCACCCGTCATGCCACCCCACAGCAGGAGGGGGCGTCCTAGCTGTGCCAGCATGATCACCAACTGGAAGTTGCTGCTGAGTAGCGAGACCCATATGCAGAGCGAGACCATCTTCAGCCGGCTGGCTAAGGAGTGCTGCGAGGATGTGTTCGTGGATAAGACGGGTCTAGACGACGGAGACCAGAAGGTCATCATCAACATCGCCGGGCTACGCTTTGAGACGCAGCTCAAAACGCTCGATCAGTTCCCTGAGACCCTTCTGGGGGACGCTATGAAGAGGATGGACTACTTTGACCCCATGAGGAATGAGTATTTCTTTGACAGGAACCGGCCCAGCTTCGATGGCATCCTGTACTACTACCAGTCAGGAGGGAAGATACGTCGGCCGGCCAACGTTCCGCTGGATGTGTTTGCTGATGAGATCGTGTTCTATGAGCTGGGGAGCGACGCCATGGAGCAGTTCAGAGAGGACGAGGGCTTCATCAAGGAAGTGGAGATCCCTCTCCCGACTAATGAGATGTACCAGCAGTTCTGGCTGCTGTTCGAGTACCCCGAGAGTTCCAACGCAGCACGCGGCGTGGCGCTGGTCTCTGTGTTTGTCATCGTTATCTCCATCATCATCTTCTGTATGGAGACGCTACCGGAGTTCCGGGATAACTCCCTGGACCCCGTCCTACCCACAACCGTCACGAATCTGATGCCTTTCAATGGGAACCAATCGCTGGGCGGCCTCGGGACCTTGTTCCCGCCCTCGGCCACACCCAAAACCATCACCTCCACGTTCTCCGACCCGTTCTTCCTCATTGAGACGGCCTGCATCGTCTGGTTCTTCTTCGAACTGGTTGTGCGCTTCGTGGTCTGtccctccaagagcaacttcttcCACAACCTCATGAACATCATCGACATTGTCTCCATCATCCCGTACTTCGTCACCTTGGTAACGGAGCTGGTCACCACCCCGGACCAGAACTCCAGCCAGAACATGTCCCTGGCCATCCTTCGTATCATCCGTCTGGTCAGGGTGTTCAGAATCTTCAAGCTGTCCAGACACTCCAAGGGGCTCCAGATCCTGGGCCAGACCCTGAAGGCCAGCATGCGGGAGCTTGGCCTTCTCATATTCTTCCTCTTTATTGGAGTCATCCTCTTCTCCAGTGCCATCTACTTTGCTGAAGTGGACGAGCCCAGCACACAGTTCGTCAGCATACCTGACGGCTTCTGGTGGGCCGTGGTCACCATGACTACGGTGGGCTATGGGGACATGTGTCCGATCACCATGGGCGGTAAGATGGTGGGGACGCTGTGCGCCATCGCTGGTGTGCTGACCATCGCCTTACCCGTCCCCGTCATCGTGTCCAACTTCAACTACTTCTACCACCGGGAGACGGAGGCGGAGGACAAGCAGCCGATGGCGGATGCAGCAAAGCTGGCCATGAAGGCCTCAGAAGAGAGTAAACATGGGAGTAGCACCTCTCTGAACAAGACCAACGGGACCTGGCAGGGTGAAAAGCTCACTGGCCTCTGA